Proteins from one Hydrogenivirga caldilitoris genomic window:
- a CDS encoding leucyl aminopeptidase has product MKVSVYKGELRDLKIKSAVAFVYEDELRTLSKLGRGVSTKVKKALSIEDYKGKEGEIEKVLLPGQRIEVVYVIGLGKKSEADTDTFRRASAVAVKRLKKDKMEESVFLLPGRAGGKLSQAVAEGIILGDYSFDKYKSKKEENEFEVKEIRIYEGDEEAVKKGLLLAEAQNYARNLVNEPGNVINPITLAEEAQKLAREHNLKCKVYDEKDIQKMGMLALWSVGKGSATPPRFIHLTYEPKGKAKDRIVIVGKGLTFDSGGLNIKTGDYMRTMKMDKSGACAVLGIMKAIAQLKPSVEVHGIIGAAENMPSGTAYRPDDIIRAKNGKYIEIDNTDAEGRVTLADALSYASELKPSKIIDMATLTGACMVALGEYTAGLFTNSGRFAQEIKEVARETGERVWELPMDDKRLRKKIKKGPADVVNTGGRYGGAITAAMFLEEFVGEGIEWVHLDIAGPAWSRESYGYYVEGGTGFGVRTCLEYILRLDKR; this is encoded by the coding sequence ATGAAAGTCAGCGTTTATAAAGGAGAGCTCAGAGACTTAAAGATAAAATCTGCGGTAGCTTTCGTTTATGAGGACGAGTTACGCACGCTATCCAAGCTTGGCAGGGGTGTATCAACGAAAGTCAAGAAAGCCCTTTCCATAGAAGATTACAAAGGAAAGGAAGGGGAGATTGAGAAGGTCCTTTTACCGGGTCAGAGGATAGAGGTAGTGTATGTGATAGGTCTGGGGAAGAAGTCCGAAGCTGATACAGATACCTTCAGGAGGGCAAGTGCGGTTGCCGTAAAGAGGCTCAAGAAAGATAAGATGGAAGAGTCGGTATTCCTACTGCCCGGTAGGGCTGGTGGCAAACTTTCCCAGGCGGTGGCTGAGGGGATTATCCTTGGTGATTACAGCTTTGATAAGTACAAATCAAAAAAGGAAGAAAACGAGTTTGAAGTAAAGGAGATACGGATTTACGAGGGAGATGAGGAGGCTGTAAAGAAGGGCTTGCTGCTTGCCGAGGCTCAAAACTACGCCAGAAACCTTGTGAACGAGCCCGGGAACGTGATAAATCCCATCACCCTTGCAGAGGAGGCACAGAAACTTGCCAGGGAGCACAACCTAAAATGTAAGGTTTATGACGAAAAGGACATACAGAAAATGGGTATGCTCGCCCTGTGGAGTGTGGGTAAAGGCTCCGCCACACCTCCAAGATTCATACACCTGACCTACGAACCTAAGGGCAAGGCGAAGGACAGGATAGTTATAGTGGGGAAAGGGCTGACCTTTGATAGCGGTGGTCTGAATATAAAAACTGGAGACTATATGAGAACCATGAAGATGGATAAATCGGGAGCCTGCGCAGTGCTCGGTATAATGAAAGCCATAGCTCAGCTTAAGCCAAGCGTTGAGGTACACGGTATAATCGGTGCTGCGGAGAATATGCCCTCTGGGACAGCCTACAGACCAGATGACATAATAAGGGCAAAGAACGGTAAGTATATAGAGATAGACAACACCGATGCGGAGGGTAGGGTGACCCTTGCCGATGCCCTGTCTTATGCCTCGGAACTGAAACCCTCAAAGATAATAGATATGGCTACTCTGACCGGAGCTTGTATGGTAGCCCTTGGCGAGTACACAGCCGGTCTATTTACGAACTCTGGGAGGTTCGCACAGGAGATAAAGGAGGTTGCCAGGGAGACCGGAGAGAGGGTATGGGAACTACCTATGGACGACAAGAGGCTCAGGAAGAAGATAAAGAAGGGACCCGCTGACGTGGTGAATACAGGGGGAAGGTACGGTGGTGCTATAACTGCAGCTATGTTTCTGGAGGAGTTTGTCGGCGAGGGTATAGAATGGGTTCACCTTGATATAGCCGGTCCTGCCTGGTCCAGGGAGAGCTACGGATACTACGTAGAGGGAGGAACAGGTTTTGGAGTCAGAACGTGCCTTGAGTACATCCTGAGGCTTGATAAGAGATGA
- a CDS encoding NAD(P)/FAD-dependent oxidoreductase, giving the protein MRVVVVGNGPAAASAIEAFRKVDKDSELIVLSDEEYPTYAPNCMENVIRDDILPEALFYKGGEKFYERYRVDFRPKKEVVRLDNRRKVVVTKDGDEIRYDRCLLAAGAYAFVPPIQGIELEGITTAKTLKDAYQIREWVVSGRVKRAVIVGAGPIGIEDAETLRHMGVDVSVVEIFDRVLPRMLDREMGKIYGDTLQKETGIKVYLEHQVVAFHGSGWVEAVEIKPRGSDSSLFIETDMVIVSTGVRPRTYLVEGTDIAIHIDKKLNRPIGGILTNEYQQSSDPDVFAAGDIASGVDVWGNHRWIALFPPAQQAGYVAGFNLAGKRVKNPGLVDYNAVKTRSVTAGSGGLFEDAEEEFFVESGNYLVKVFLLEGKVRGYQFVGIPRKPTLNPHNKLLKAFNGKIKTWEEKVLSDKGFGLEASGVIFHCFLKLHRELRGFTKTAVENMLIRALANPALDLPLYI; this is encoded by the coding sequence ATGAGAGTCGTAGTGGTTGGAAACGGACCGGCTGCTGCCAGCGCAATTGAGGCTTTCAGAAAAGTAGATAAGGATAGTGAGCTTATAGTCCTTTCCGATGAAGAGTATCCTACGTACGCTCCCAACTGCATGGAGAATGTTATAAGGGACGATATACTCCCGGAGGCTCTCTTTTATAAGGGAGGGGAGAAGTTTTATGAAAGGTACAGGGTGGACTTCAGACCCAAGAAGGAGGTTGTAAGGCTAGACAACAGGAGGAAGGTGGTTGTTACCAAAGATGGAGATGAAATTAGATACGACAGGTGTCTCCTCGCGGCTGGAGCTTACGCCTTTGTTCCTCCCATACAGGGCATTGAACTGGAAGGTATCACAACCGCGAAAACCCTCAAGGATGCTTATCAGATAAGGGAGTGGGTAGTCTCAGGCAGGGTTAAGAGGGCGGTTATAGTGGGTGCCGGTCCCATAGGCATAGAAGATGCTGAGACATTGAGGCATATGGGTGTTGATGTTTCTGTGGTTGAGATTTTTGATAGGGTTCTTCCACGTATGCTTGATAGGGAGATGGGGAAGATTTACGGGGATACCCTCCAGAAGGAAACCGGTATAAAGGTTTACCTTGAGCACCAGGTTGTCGCATTTCACGGAAGCGGATGGGTTGAAGCGGTGGAGATAAAACCTCGTGGCTCAGACAGCAGCCTTTTCATTGAAACCGACATGGTTATAGTGTCAACAGGGGTTAGACCGAGAACCTACCTGGTGGAGGGGACAGACATAGCCATACATATAGATAAAAAGCTCAACCGTCCCATAGGAGGTATTTTAACGAACGAGTATCAGCAATCTTCAGACCCTGACGTGTTCGCCGCGGGGGATATAGCTTCAGGTGTGGACGTCTGGGGTAATCACAGGTGGATAGCTCTCTTCCCTCCTGCCCAACAGGCAGGCTACGTGGCAGGCTTCAACCTTGCGGGGAAAAGGGTGAAGAATCCTGGTCTTGTGGACTACAACGCCGTTAAGACGCGCTCAGTGACTGCTGGTTCAGGGGGACTCTTTGAAGATGCGGAAGAGGAGTTCTTTGTAGAGAGCGGGAATTACCTTGTAAAGGTTTTTCTCCTGGAAGGTAAGGTTAGAGGCTATCAGTTTGTTGGGATTCCGAGAAAACCCACCCTAAACCCCCACAACAAGCTCCTTAAGGCGTTTAACGGGAAAATCAAGACCTGGGAGGAGAAGGTCCTCTCCGATAAGGGTTTCGGTCTTGAAGCTTCTGGAGTTATATTCCACTGCTTTTTGAAGCTTCACAGAGAGCTAAGGGGTTTTACAAAAACCGCTGTTGAGAATATGCTGATAAGGGCTCTGGCTAACCCTGCCCTTGACCTTCCTCTTTATATTTAA
- a CDS encoding GGDEF domain-containing protein, which yields MNIIWIMSLRNRLILTTVSVSLSLFLVTILIFTLIVKHHMDKNVEQIYGEVLKTYTFAQKAVAKSAGDVSFELPECSVRRASTYITFFGNRLLVGRVENCKFYGTDFLKVLDFTVSVKELNWLIIYDRYVLERLGEKEPEFFDRFIAGKTVLDDSVIEGKYSPDVLQSLQISTGYRLINGFKTLVIDVPIVVDNSIPVGRVVFVKDFSETLRELIFTPLVFLFYTFILVVALSTVLFLMFNRLVSDITMLKNMAYRFKELDFSDIPKLNEHLRKEKTRDELFTLKRSVLTMAQELEVHINQLKSEKEKFEELAYRDPLTGLNNRRFFEEEAKALIDLSKRYKEPLSLILMDIDNFKRINDEYGHDVGDLVLKQLAEVIRKNLRSSDISARFGGEEFIVLLPKTDDRGAFMVAERIRKDFRNSSVKVNGKEIWTTVSLGISILEEGDDLETLIKKADSALYEAKREGKDRVVVFKYKEEGQGQG from the coding sequence TTGAATATTATATGGATAATGTCTCTGAGAAATAGGTTAATACTTACGACCGTATCGGTATCCCTTTCCCTCTTCCTCGTGACCATACTGATTTTCACTCTAATCGTGAAACATCACATGGATAAAAACGTTGAGCAGATATACGGTGAGGTCTTGAAGACTTACACCTTTGCCCAAAAGGCTGTTGCAAAGAGTGCGGGAGATGTAAGTTTTGAACTCCCTGAGTGCAGTGTGAGGAGGGCAAGCACTTACATTACCTTCTTTGGGAACAGGCTTCTGGTGGGAAGGGTTGAAAACTGCAAATTTTACGGTACCGACTTTTTAAAAGTCCTTGATTTTACCGTAAGCGTAAAGGAGCTCAACTGGTTGATAATCTACGATAGATACGTCCTTGAGAGGCTTGGAGAGAAAGAACCCGAGTTTTTTGACAGGTTCATAGCAGGAAAGACCGTTCTTGACGATTCTGTAATTGAGGGAAAGTACAGCCCTGATGTATTACAGAGCCTACAAATCTCAACAGGTTATAGGTTAATCAACGGCTTTAAAACTCTGGTTATAGACGTGCCGATAGTTGTTGACAACTCCATACCCGTAGGGAGGGTAGTGTTTGTAAAGGACTTTTCCGAGACCCTCAGGGAGCTAATATTCACCCCGCTTGTATTCCTGTTCTACACCTTCATACTTGTAGTGGCTCTCTCCACGGTACTGTTCCTTATGTTCAACAGGCTTGTAAGTGACATAACCATGCTCAAGAATATGGCTTATAGGTTCAAGGAACTTGACTTTTCGGACATACCTAAACTGAACGAGCATCTCAGGAAGGAGAAGACGAGGGACGAGCTCTTTACCCTTAAGCGCTCAGTTTTGACTATGGCTCAGGAGCTTGAAGTCCACATAAACCAGCTCAAAAGTGAAAAGGAGAAGTTTGAAGAGCTCGCTTACAGAGACCCGTTAACCGGGTTAAATAACAGGAGATTCTTTGAGGAAGAGGCAAAAGCTTTGATTGACCTCAGCAAGAGGTATAAAGAGCCTCTGTCCCTAATACTGATGGATATAGACAACTTCAAGAGGATAAACGACGAGTACGGGCATGACGTTGGAGACCTTGTCTTGAAACAACTTGCAGAAGTTATAAGGAAAAACCTGAGGAGCTCAGACATATCCGCAAGGTTCGGCGGAGAGGAGTTCATAGTTTTACTCCCCAAGACGGACGACAGGGGAGCTTTTATGGTTGCTGAGAGAATAAGAAAGGATTTTAGAAACTCAAGCGTGAAGGTAAACGGAAAGGAGATATGGACAACGGTAAGTCTGGGGATATCTATCCTTGAAGAGGGAGACGACCTGGAAACTCTAATAAAGAAGGCGGACTCAGCACTCTACGAGGCAAAGAGGGAAGGTAAAGACAGGGTAGTTGTCTTTAAATATAAAGAGGAAGGTCAAGGGCAGGGTTAG
- the nadD gene encoding nicotinate (nicotinamide) nucleotide adenylyltransferase: protein MFILFGGSFDPVHIGHLIVARDVREKLQADKVVFLPAYRAPLKEEHRASPEDRLNMLKLAIEGEEGFDIEDYELKKGGISYTVETLEYLYPKVGEKPFLILGADSVLKFHLWKEPERVLELSKIIVVDREGKIGEVRDYIGENFPWLSEGEDFLMLSVRRIDVSATEIRSRVREGKSIYCLVPDRVRRYIEERGLYR from the coding sequence ATGTTTATCCTTTTTGGAGGAAGCTTTGACCCTGTCCATATAGGGCACCTTATAGTGGCAAGGGATGTAAGGGAGAAGCTACAGGCTGATAAGGTCGTTTTCCTCCCGGCTTACCGTGCACCCCTGAAGGAGGAACACAGGGCAAGCCCTGAAGACAGACTTAACATGCTCAAGTTAGCTATTGAAGGGGAGGAGGGTTTTGATATAGAGGACTACGAGCTTAAGAAGGGTGGCATATCCTACACAGTTGAAACCCTTGAATACCTGTACCCAAAGGTAGGTGAAAAGCCTTTCCTAATCCTGGGTGCCGATAGCGTCCTGAAGTTCCATCTCTGGAAGGAACCTGAAAGGGTTCTGGAGTTATCAAAGATTATAGTTGTGGACAGAGAAGGTAAGATCGGAGAGGTTAGGGATTACATAGGAGAGAACTTCCCGTGGCTTTCTGAAGGGGAAGACTTCCTCATGCTTAGCGTGAGGAGGATAGACGTGTCCGCTACGGAGATAAGAAGCAGGGTGAGGGAAGGGAAGAGCATATACTGCCTGGTTCCCGATAGGGTCAGGAGATACATAGAGGAAAGGGGTCTGTACAGATAG
- a CDS encoding ribonuclease H-like domain-containing protein gives MRVLAFDIETVPDLNGLNYRDYQYLRSRGARERSEEEVTKEFSLNPFTLFIVSVAGTYIHDGDIGESFVFYMSDLSSEEREEEVFYAEGRSTRVRYLPFRADFVEGKLYELEEELIARFWEEASTADRLVSFNGYSFDGYVLKLRSMIHGIDIPERFLRDREFHFDLLRFLSNGEREKRYKLDFICRKFGIYTPKDILDGSKVPEEFYKGNYDTIALYNLKDSIALAQLYQKLRKYIGEEVPEGELPTEKQLNYLIDLISGATGVSREVVEEIIEELGIGESATKRNVSLIIDIFKRIRELPL, from the coding sequence TTGAGGGTATTAGCCTTTGATATTGAAACGGTTCCAGACTTGAATGGGCTGAACTACAGAGATTACCAGTACCTCCGCTCAAGAGGGGCAAGGGAGAGAAGCGAAGAGGAAGTAACAAAGGAGTTCTCCCTGAACCCTTTCACTCTATTTATAGTGTCCGTTGCGGGAACTTACATACACGACGGGGATATCGGTGAGAGTTTTGTTTTTTACATGTCAGACCTTTCATCGGAGGAGAGAGAGGAAGAGGTATTTTATGCCGAGGGACGTTCCACAAGGGTAAGGTATTTACCCTTTAGGGCTGACTTCGTTGAGGGTAAGCTTTATGAGCTTGAGGAGGAGTTGATAGCAAGGTTCTGGGAGGAGGCAAGTACAGCGGATAGACTTGTGAGTTTCAACGGTTATAGCTTTGACGGCTACGTCTTGAAGTTAAGGTCTATGATACATGGGATTGACATACCTGAGAGATTCCTGAGGGACAGGGAGTTTCACTTTGACCTTCTACGTTTCCTCTCAAACGGGGAAAGGGAGAAGAGGTATAAGCTTGATTTCATTTGCAGGAAGTTTGGAATATATACTCCCAAAGATATACTTGACGGTAGCAAGGTCCCGGAGGAGTTTTACAAAGGTAACTACGATACCATAGCCCTTTATAACCTTAAGGACAGCATAGCTTTAGCCCAGCTTTACCAGAAGTTGAGGAAGTATATTGGTGAGGAAGTCCCAGAAGGTGAACTACCCACCGAGAAACAGCTCAATTACCTAATAGACCTCATAAGCGGCGCGACAGGGGTCAGCAGAGAGGTGGTAGAGGAGATTATAGAGGAGCTTGGCATAGGTGAATCAGCCACAAAGAGGAATGTTTCCCTGATAATTGATATATTTAAGAGGATACGGGAGCTCCCCCTTTAA
- a CDS encoding dihydroorotate dehydrogenase electron transfer subunit: MQDSILTINENSFISGKLWLMRLKAPQLAGRVKGGHFVMIEVSPTYDPMGRRAFAIGDVRGDEILIFYDVVGRGTYLLSTMKKGDKVRVFGPLGKRLFSYEGEKHLLIGGGVGLAGLSLYGKELRAMGKEVVFVYGARSAEHLGMLDWLRDESFEYVIFTDDGSAGRKGLVTDILREFDREWVVSACGPKPMLKALSKLSQETGHRVFMSLEERMACGWGVCLGCVVKNPQGAYQRVCYEGPVFEASEVVF; the protein is encoded by the coding sequence ATGCAAGATAGTATTCTGACTATCAATGAAAACTCCTTTATATCAGGAAAGCTATGGCTTATGAGGCTGAAAGCTCCCCAACTTGCCGGCAGGGTTAAAGGTGGTCATTTCGTTATGATTGAGGTCTCCCCAACCTACGACCCGATGGGGCGCAGAGCTTTTGCCATTGGCGACGTACGAGGAGATGAGATTCTGATATTTTACGATGTGGTTGGGAGGGGAACATACCTCTTGTCTACTATGAAGAAGGGTGATAAGGTCAGGGTTTTTGGTCCTCTGGGGAAGAGGCTCTTCAGTTATGAAGGGGAGAAGCACCTGCTTATTGGAGGAGGTGTTGGGCTTGCAGGGCTATCACTTTACGGGAAAGAGCTCAGGGCTATGGGAAAGGAGGTTGTGTTCGTTTACGGAGCGAGGTCTGCGGAGCATCTCGGTATGCTTGACTGGTTAAGGGATGAGAGCTTTGAGTATGTGATATTTACAGACGACGGGAGCGCAGGTAGGAAGGGGCTTGTAACTGATATCTTGCGAGAGTTTGATAGGGAATGGGTAGTTTCAGCCTGCGGACCGAAGCCCATGCTTAAAGCCCTTTCTAAACTTTCTCAGGAGACCGGACATAGAGTCTTCATGTCCCTTGAGGAGCGTATGGCTTGTGGGTGGGGAGTGTGCTTAGGGTGTGTGGTTAAAAACCCACAAGGTGCATATCAGAGGGTGTGTTATGAAGGTCCTGTATTTGAAGCCAGTGAGGTAGTGTTCTGA
- a CDS encoding riboflavin synthase: protein MFTGLVEELGEVFSISKGQRGGALEVKSSFTDVRLGDSVAVNGACLTVVKLGKGTLTFELSPETLDRTNLKFLKKGDLVNLERALRADSRLGGHFVLGHVDFTARVLSFKNLGRHRELLVEVPPQQRKFFVEKGSVAIDGISLTVNYVGDSSISINVIPHTYENTNLKTRKPGDIVNVEVDILGKYVLNYLDLNRGNIGQKLEKLF, encoded by the coding sequence ATGTTTACAGGACTGGTTGAAGAGCTTGGTGAGGTCTTTTCCATAAGTAAAGGTCAAAGAGGTGGAGCTCTTGAGGTAAAGAGTTCCTTTACCGATGTCAGGCTTGGAGACAGTGTGGCTGTGAACGGAGCTTGCCTCACGGTTGTCAAGCTTGGAAAGGGCACCCTTACCTTTGAGCTTTCTCCAGAAACCCTTGATAGAACAAACCTGAAATTTTTGAAAAAGGGTGACCTGGTTAATCTGGAGAGAGCGCTTCGGGCAGACTCAAGACTTGGTGGACACTTCGTCTTGGGGCATGTGGACTTTACGGCAAGGGTGTTGAGCTTTAAAAACTTAGGCAGGCACAGGGAACTCTTAGTTGAAGTTCCTCCTCAGCAGAGGAAGTTCTTCGTTGAAAAGGGCTCAGTGGCGATAGACGGGATTAGCCTAACGGTCAATTACGTCGGGGATAGCTCTATATCAATAAACGTCATACCCCACACCTATGAGAACACAAACCTTAAAACCCGAAAACCCGGAGACATTGTGAACGTTGAGGTAGATATACTCGGGAAGTACGTGTTGAACTACCTGGATTTGAACAGGGGAAATATCGGACAGAAGCTGGAGAAGCTTTTTTAA
- the accC gene encoding acetyl-CoA carboxylase biotin carboxylase subunit, producing the protein MFKKVLIANRGEIAVRAIRACKELGIKTVAVYSEADENSLHVRLADEAIRIGPPEPAKSYLDVPTIMSAVEVSKADAVYPGYGFLAENPKFAEIVSKSGVKFIGPSPVTLDLIGDKIKTKEIAGKVGIPLVPGSSGATDLEKALEIASEIGYPVVLKASAGGGGRGIRIVMNEKELREKFPVAVQEAEVSFGDGRVYVEKFIINPKHIEFQVLADSHGNVVVLGERECSIQRRHQKLIEEAPSVSVDESKKKEIEEAVIEFCREIGYEGAGTVEFLMDEDGNFYFMEMNGRIQVEHPVTEVVTGVDIVKWQFRVASGQKLKLPEVKRNGFAIEFRINAEDPDSFLPSPGKIEELILPGGVGVRVDTHIYTGYKIPPYYDSLLAKVIVWGNTREEAIKRGLRALGEFIISGEGLKTNIEFHKRVLKTKEFKEGRHHIGFVEEMMV; encoded by the coding sequence ATGTTTAAGAAGGTATTAATCGCTAACAGGGGAGAGATAGCTGTTAGGGCTATAAGGGCTTGTAAAGAACTCGGGATAAAAACCGTCGCTGTGTATTCAGAGGCAGATGAAAATTCTCTACATGTAAGGCTTGCGGATGAAGCTATCCGCATAGGACCTCCGGAACCTGCCAAGAGCTACCTTGACGTTCCCACGATAATGTCAGCTGTTGAAGTATCAAAGGCTGATGCGGTCTATCCTGGGTACGGGTTCCTCGCAGAGAACCCAAAGTTTGCCGAGATAGTCTCAAAGAGCGGTGTAAAGTTTATAGGACCTTCTCCTGTAACCCTTGACCTTATAGGAGACAAGATAAAGACTAAGGAGATAGCGGGGAAAGTAGGGATACCTCTTGTACCGGGGAGCTCTGGAGCTACAGACCTGGAGAAAGCTTTAGAGATAGCCAGCGAGATAGGGTATCCGGTTGTATTGAAGGCATCTGCCGGAGGAGGCGGGAGAGGAATAAGGATTGTCATGAACGAGAAGGAGTTAAGGGAGAAGTTTCCCGTTGCCGTTCAAGAGGCTGAAGTCTCCTTTGGCGACGGGAGGGTTTACGTTGAGAAGTTCATAATAAACCCAAAACATATTGAATTCCAGGTTCTCGCCGATTCCCACGGAAACGTTGTAGTCCTCGGAGAGAGGGAGTGTTCAATCCAGAGAAGGCATCAGAAGCTCATAGAGGAAGCACCGAGCGTGTCCGTTGATGAAAGTAAGAAAAAGGAGATAGAGGAAGCGGTAATTGAGTTCTGCAGGGAGATAGGGTACGAGGGCGCAGGAACGGTAGAGTTCCTCATGGACGAGGATGGAAACTTCTACTTTATGGAAATGAACGGCAGGATACAGGTGGAGCATCCAGTTACGGAAGTTGTGACGGGCGTAGACATAGTAAAGTGGCAATTTAGAGTTGCAAGTGGACAGAAGTTAAAACTCCCAGAGGTAAAAAGGAACGGCTTCGCCATTGAGTTCAGGATAAATGCGGAGGACCCAGATAGCTTTCTTCCATCGCCAGGAAAGATAGAAGAGTTAATCTTGCCGGGTGGTGTAGGTGTGAGGGTTGATACCCACATATACACAGGTTATAAAATTCCTCCCTATTACGACTCTCTTCTCGCAAAGGTTATAGTTTGGGGGAACACCAGGGAAGAGGCTATAAAACGTGGGCTCAGGGCACTGGGTGAGTTCATAATATCCGGTGAAGGCTTAAAGACAAACATAGAGTTTCACAAGCGCGTTCTGAAAACTAAGGAATTCAAGGAAGGCAGACACCACATAGGCTTTGTGGAAGAGATGATGGTTTAA